A genomic window from Dermacentor silvarum isolate Dsil-2018 chromosome 9, BIME_Dsil_1.4, whole genome shotgun sequence includes:
- the LOC119464505 gene encoding small VCP/p97-interacting protein-like translates to MGICMSCFKGSGADITPSPGLDVTVKRQQMAEAAERRLKEQEHRGVKDPDKLKRQQQKRDELEQQLAAGGPGEANLRWQVQ, encoded by the exons ATGGGGATTTGCATGAGCTGCTTCAAAGgttccggcgctgacataactccATCGCCGGGACTTGATGTG ACCGTGAAGCGCCAGCAAATGGCCGAAGCCGCCGAACGGAGACTCAAAGAGCAGGAGCACAGGGGAGTCAAAGATCCGGACAAATTAAAGAGGCAACAGCAAAAGCGAGACGAGCTTGAACAACAGCTTGCGGCCGGAGGTCCAGGCGAGGCGAATTTGCGG tgGCAAGTCCAATGA